In a genomic window of Orcinus orca chromosome 12, mOrcOrc1.1, whole genome shotgun sequence:
- the LOC101279098 gene encoding LOW QUALITY PROTEIN: rho GTPase-activating protein 44 (The sequence of the model RefSeq protein was modified relative to this genomic sequence to represent the inferred CDS: inserted 2 bases in 1 codon; deleted 2 bases in 2 codons; substituted 1 base at 1 genomic stop codon): MPRRAHSHRLLSASRRLPVYSRRPLPPRDTHLRSNTQTHSGYSWGPEEPARSGDPPLPAPTLPLPPPAGRVLEWRGLCCCPGVGWGCPATGWGGAARGGPDSGMGLRAGVSVPGQLPGFPRGGGDSEAPWVPPGGPSPVAARLCVRCCFPCPFSLLRHGRSQFARFISLLSPRELPRRQRGHPLCSPAPPDCPHGSARALDPGFAAGVXTLPPWAQPVGRESEDGAGTIGFPRPNFLSRPIGTCSSSSRRPAPRGNATRGPKNYKSLHPPRRGRERRGTERSGAVWLEMETNKGKGWGSTACFRCXGRFTRYARSLSNLHDNPARHYCIQPTTCQRSQTARVVEMGLNPEP, translated from the exons ATGCCCCGCCGCGCGCATTCCCACAGACTTCTGTCCGCTTCCCGGCGTCTCCCGGTTTATTCCCGGCGGCCGCTGCCGCCTCGGGACACACACTTACGCAGCAACACGCAAACCCATTCTGGCTACTCCTGGGGACCCGAGGAACCGGCGCGGAGTGGTGACCCTCCCCTGCCCGCCCcgactcttcctctccctcccccagcggGGCGCGTGCTCGAGTGGCGGGGGCTCTGCTGCTGCCCGGGAGTGGGTTGGGGGTGC CCGGCGACAGGATGGGGAGGCGCTGCACGAGGCGGGCCGGACTCCGGGATG GGGCTGCGGGCGGGAGTCTCCGTGCCCGGCCAGCTTCCAGGCTTCCCGCGGGGAGGAGGAGACAGCGAAGCGCCCTGGGTCCCTCCCGGAGGACCAAGCCCCGTGGCAGCCAGGCTCTGCGTGCGTTGCTGCTTCCCCTGCCCTTTCTCACTTCTCCGACACGGGCGCTCACAATTTGCTCgctttatttctctcctttccccccGCGAGCTCCCACGGCGGCAGAGGGGCCACCCGCTGTGCTCTCCCGCCCCGCCCGACTGTCCCCACGGATCTGCCCGTGCGCTCGACCCTGGCTTTGCAGCGGGGGTCTGAACCCTCCCGCCGTGGGCACAGCCGGTGGGCCGCGAGAGCGAAGACGGGGCGGGGACGATCGGTTTTCCGCGCCCCAATTTCCTTTCACGGCCTATTGGGACGTGTAGTTCTTCCTCTCGCCGTCCGGCTCCGAGAGGAAACGCAACTAGGGGACCAAAAAACTACAAATCCCTGCATCCTCCGCGACGAGGGCGGGAGAGGCGTGGTACTGAGCGTTCTGGTGCTGTTTGGTTGGAGATGGAAACCAACAAAGGGAAGGGCTGGGGTTCTACTGCGTGTTTTCGGTG TGGGCGCTTCACACGTTACGCACGTTCTTTATCTAATCTTCACGACAACCCTGCGAGGCACTATTGTATCCAGCCGACTACTTGCCAGAGATCACAAACCGCCCGGGTGGTCGAGATGGGATTGAACCCAGAGCCCTGA